The proteins below come from a single Papaver somniferum cultivar HN1 chromosome 11, ASM357369v1, whole genome shotgun sequence genomic window:
- the LOC113321484 gene encoding uncharacterized protein LOC113321484 has protein sequence MSGWKWSLAGSRSSFASINEPSLFEALLGSQSPWIAHQDCWIFKVIGSKCWPLISRYQARASEETHICVAHLHGLSAQQQEISSFMFDMNTWRRKGMNNSRASAFSVKVACDI, from the exons ATGTCAG GTTGGAAGTGGTCCCTCGCTGGATCTAGAAGCTCGTTTGCTTCGATTAAT GAACCATCGTTGTTTGAGGCATTATTGGGGTCTCAGAGTCCATGGATAGCTCACCAAGACTGCTGGATTTTCAAGGTTATTGGTTCTAAATGTTGGCCCTTGATTTCAAGGTACCAGGCAAGAGCTAGTGAAGAAACTCATATTTGTGTCGCCCATTTGCATGGCTTAAGTGCTCAACAGCAAGAAATAAGCTCTTTCAT GTTTGATATGAATACATGGAGGAGAAAAGGAATGAATAACTCCAGAGCTTCTGCATTTTCAGTGAAAGTGGCGTGCGACATTTAA